The genome window TGCTCATCCAGTGGCGTTAAGAACCCCGTCCTGCCGTCTGCCACAATTTCATCCACCCCCGGAGCCTGCACCGCTACCACCGGAACCCCCGCCGCCTGGGCTTCCATCACTGTGAGTGGATGAACCTCACTCAACGAAGCCGTGACAAATACATCTGCGATGGCAAGGTAATCCGGCACCTGATCATAGGGCACATTTCCTGCAAAAATCACACGATCTTGCACGTTCCTAACCGTAACCATATGCTCAAGACGTTCCCGCTCTTTACCATCTCCCGCGAAAACCAGGCAGGTATTGGGAAAACTGTCCAGGTGATTCAAAAAAGCCTGCAAGAGAAAACGGGGATTTTTCTCCGCCGTCAACCTCCCTAAAGATAAAATCACCTTCTTCCCCAACAATTGCGCATACAATGGACAGCGTTCTTTTTGCCCCTGGCGCAATCTTTCTACCTCAATCCCATTCGGAATAATCACCCCTTGTACATCCAGTGCAAGACGGGCAAGCATTTCCTGGACACTGCGAGATGGGAAAATCACCCGCTGCATTTGTTTGTAAAAGGAAGCCAGGGTTTTTCTCAGAAAGGGTTTCTGCAAATGTTCCGGAATAAACGGTAAGTAGTACCGAAAATAAAGATCATAGCGGGTGTGATTGGTAAACACCAGCGGAACTTGCCTGCCGGATAACATGCGGGCAACCAGCGGTCCGGTCAGAAATGGATGATTCAGATGCACAACATCCATACCTTCCAACAGGGATTGCACTCGGGATGAGAATCGCGTGCCAAGATAAAAGCCATTGGGGAGTGCTATTCCCGGAGAATACACCACATGGTCTTCGTCAGGATTATATGAGGGATCACCAAAAGAAACCACATAAACCTCGTGCCCCCATTGCTCCAGAACGCGTTTCCACAAGGTGATACAATGGGTAACCCCGCTGATGTAAGGTTTGTACGAGTCGGCAACGAAAGCGATGCGCATATTGCTTCTGAAGGCAAATTATAACGAATCCCCGTGTATTTCGTACCTCTTTTACAAACTTCCTGAAGGATTGACAAAAGAGTCCTGGTTTATTAAAATGAAAATCAGTTTCAATAAGAAAGGCAATGATGGAGCATTCAGCCTCTGATTTACCCAGCCAATGGCTTCAAGCCCTTCAGAACGATGGTTGCCGTATCACCCATGCGCGCAGAGCCATTGTAAACTTGCTTATCCAAAGCGATCGAGCACTGGGCCCAATTGAAATTTACGATCTGGCACGCAAAGAATATTCTGCGCTGGGTCTGGTGACGGTTTATCGAACCCTGGAAAAATTAGAGGAACTGGGATTGATTCAGCGAGTCCACATGCCTGATGGATGTCATCGCTATCTCAAATCTGCACAAGGGCATGAGCATCTCTTGTTGTGTACCAAATGTGGCAAAACCGTAACTTTTCGCGGAGACGATTTAAACCAACTGAATCTGAACGTCAGCCAGAAAACCGGTTTTGTCATTCATGACCACTGGTTGCAATTGTTTGGACTGTGCCCAAAGTGTCAGGGGAATACCTGAATTTTTTATTGTTCTTTATTGAAAATGATATTCATTAACTTATGGAGGTAAAGCACATGTACACCAAAAATTTCCTCAAAATTCTATTTGTTCTGGTTCTGGGTAGCGTTCTCATGGGCTGTCAAACGGTCTCAACCTCCCCAGCAGAGAATGGTCGTTTATCTGTAGCCGCTACCACCAGCATTGTGGCAGATGTCGTACAACAAATTGGTGGGGATTCCATCAACGTTCATCAGGTGATTCCGAATGGAACGGACCCCCACAGTTTCTCCCCCACTCCACGCGACCTTTCACAAATTAGCGGAGTCAAAGTTGTATTTGTGAATGGCGCAGGATTGGAAGAAACGCTTTTAAAGGTACTGAAAAATACTGTCCCCGATGCTACCCTCATTGAAGTCTCTCAGAATAACCCTCTGATCGAAGGACATGAACATCCACACGGAGATGAAGCGGGGATGGGAGAAACACATACCACAGAAGGTGAAGAAGGTCACCCCCTTGACCCTCATACCTGGACGGATCCCAATAATGTGATGCAATGGGTGGATATCATCGTCACAGAGCTCTCCCGACTGGATCCCGCTCATCAGCAGATGTACCAGAAGAATGGGGAAGCCTACAAAAATCAATTGAAAGAAGCGGATGGTTGGATTCAGGAGCAGGTAGCCCAAATCCCCGCTGAGAACCGCAAACTGGTCACTGATCATCTGGCATGGGGATATTTTGCCAAACGGTATGGATTTGAGCAAATTGGTGCCATCATTCCAGGCTTTTCGACCCTGGCAGAGCCTTCTGCGCAGGAAATTGCGGCACTGGAAGAGCAAATTCGCAGCCAAAACATCCGCGCGATTTTTGTGGGCAACCAGAGTAACCCGGCTTTGGCAAAGCGTATCGCTGAAGATACAGGAGCAAAAGTGGTTCCGCTCTACGTGGGAACGTTGAGCGACTCGGATGGCCCGGCAGCCACATATCTGGCATATCTCCGTTATAATGTAAATGCCATTGTGGACGCCCTGAAATAAGCAGGTGCAACGTGGAAAAAATCAATCAGGGAAAGCCCTGCTTTCCCTGATTTTTAAGTTGAAAGGTAAACAACATGACAAAGTCATCTCAGGGTCTTTTCTTCTTTCCGCCCCACCTTCCCCATCAGACCGATAAACCCATCGTCAGTGTGAAAGGGGTAAGTCTGATATATTCCAACGGACCAGCACTGGAAAATATCCATTTTGACGTGGTTGTCGGAGAAAGACTGGCAGTGATTGGACCCAACGGCGCAGGGAAAAGCACCCTGTTTAAGATCATTGCGGGTGTCCTGCCCCCTACCGAGGGACGTGTGGAAGTTTACGGGAATGAACCGGGAAAACACATCTGCATTGCCTATGTGCCACAACGAAGTCAGGTAGATTGGTCGTTTCCGGTCAGCGTGGCTGATGTGGTGATGATGGGACGGATTGGTAAAATCGGCATATTCCGCCGTCCCACCAGAAAGGACTGGGAGATCGTCTATCAAGCGCTGGAAACCGTGCAATTGCAAGACTATGCGAAACGTCAAATCCGCCAGTTGTCTGGTGGACAACAGCAACGGGTGTTCATCGCCCGCGCTTTAGCTCAGGAAGCGGAATTAATCCTGATGGATGAGCCATTTACGGGGTTAGATTTCCCTGCCCGGCAAACCATTCTCAATATTCTGGACATTCTGAAAGAAAAACACGTGACCGTTCTGGTGGCTCTGCACGACCTGAAAACCGCCGCCGAGCATTTTGATCGCATTCTATTGTTAAATCATCGGCTCATTGCCATTGGTCAGCCCTCTGAGGTGCTCATCCCCTCTCATCTGCTCTATGCCTACGGTGGACAATTGAGTTTGATACCTGCTGAAGAAGGTACCTGGGCAATGGAAGATACCTGTTGCGAGGAAGGAGAGCATTCCCATGCTTGATTGGCTGATTCAACCCTTACAATACCCCTTCATGGTGCGTGGAATCGGCGCGGCAGTGCTGGTAGGAATCGTCTGCGCAGTGGTAGGGTCATTCATTGTCCTGCGCGGCATGGCGTTTTTCGGCGATGCTCTGGCTCATGCGATTCTCCCCGGATTAGCAGTAGGATATTTGGTGGGTGGCGGGGATCGCCAGGTGCTTTTCTGGTGGGCGTTGGGCACGGCTATCGTCAGCGGGCTGTCCATTGGAGCCGTTTCCCGCTCTACAAGGATTCGGGAAGATACCGCTATCGGGATCATCTTTGCAGGGATGTTTGCGCTCGGGATTGCGCTGATTTCGACCGTGCGAAGTTACACTGTGGACCTGGCACATTTTTTATTTGGTGATATTCTGGGAGTTACCTCTACAGATATCAACCTGATTCTGATTTTCAGCAGTGTGGTCATTGGATTGATTTTCCTGTTCTACAAGGAATTTGTTCTGCTTTCTTTTGATCCGGTACTGGCAACAACCCTGCGCCTGCCGGTGCGGTTTCTGGATAACCTCCTGCTGGTGTTGATTGCTATTACCATCGTGGTTTCCCTGCAAACGGTAGGTGTAGCCTTGATGGTTGCCATGCTGATCACCCCAGCGGCAACAGCTTATTTGCTCAGCAAACGTCTGCCCGTGATGATGACGCTGGCGGCTATCATTGCCTCTTTTTCGGGGATTGCCGGGTTATACCTCTCCTATTATCTGAACATTGCCTCTGGTGCGGCGATTGTCCTGACAACAACGTTTATCTTTTTGCTGGTTTGGAGTGCGCAGGTTCTCTGGCAACAAAAAAGCAAGAAACTTGACTGAGAGCCAAGCCCATATTGTCTTTATGAATGTATAATGGAGAATAAGATTCCACAATATGGGGAGGCAGGGCATGGAAATTTTAGGGATTGATATCGGAGGATCCGGCATCAAAGGGGCTCCGGTGGATGTAGAAACCGGCCAGTTAACCGCCGAGCGATACCGCTTACCCACCCCCGAAAATGCCTTACCTGAAGAAGTGGCTCTGGTAGTTGCCCAAATTGTCGAACACTTTCAGTGGAAAGGTCGTGTAGGGGCAGGATTTCCTGCTGCCATCAAGCACGGCGTGGCACAGACGGCCGCAAACATCCACCCTACATGGATTGGACTTCATGCTGGCAACCTTTTCAGCGAAAAATGCGGATGTCCTGTCTCAGTGTTGAATGATGCGGATGCTGCCGGACTGGCGGAAATGATCTTTGGGGCAGGAAAAGGCCAGAAAGGGGTGGTGCTGATGATTACCATTGGCACTGGCATCGGGACAGCCCTGTTCACCGATGGGATATTGGTCCCTAATACCGAGTTGGGACATATTGAAATTCGGGGCAAAGATGCCGAACAGCGCTCTTCGGAAGCCGCCCGCCAGCGGAAGGATTGGACCTGGCAACAATGGGCAAAGCGTCTGAATGAGCATTTGGAGCGCCTGGAAGCCCTGTTCTGGCCCGATTTATTCATCCTTGGTGGAGGGGCAGTAAAAAATCATGAAAAGTTCTTCCCTTATCTAAAACTGCGTACTCCCTTTGTTGCAGCAAAATTGGGGAATCTGGCTGGGATTGTAGGCGCAGCGTGGTATGCTCACACCCAGGAAACGCAAGCCTGATTCTTTGCGGAATATATCTTAAGCAAATCAGGGCGATGACTCGCCCTGATTTTAATTCCACGCAAAAGAACAATTACTTAGCGGCTGAGTAGCCAGGGCCCTTGGTGAAGAACTCGCGATTGATTTCGATAGCAGGGGTAAGGTCAACAACCTCGCCGGCATGCAATACTTTGGTCGCTTCCAGATGCACTGGATCACCATCATGATTGACACCATCGTAAACCTGGTCAAATCCCGGGGTGCCTACCGGCATAGAAAGACGCTGTCCTTCTTTGGCTTTGAACTGTGAAGGCACTTCATCTTCAGGGAAAATGGCTTCCCATGGACATTCCGGCACGCACGCCCCGCAATCAATGCAGGTATCGGGGTCAATGTAGTACCAGGGCCATTCATCTACAGGCTGCCCGGGAACAATGCACTCAACCGGACAAACAGTGGCACAGCCCCCATCCCGGAGGCACAGGCTGGTGATTACGTGAGTCATGGCTTCCTCCTTTGGTTTATGGAAATCGCAGAAACTTACTTTCCATTATACCGTTTTTCTGCTTCTTCCCAATTCACCAAATTCCACCAATTGCTCAGGTATTCTGCACGGCGATTCTGGTACTTCAGGTAGTAGGCATGTTCCCAGACATCAACACCAATGATGGGGTACAAACCTTCCGCCAACGGGGTATCCTGATTCGGGGTAGAGTGAATGACCAGTGTGCCATCGGCTTTTTTGCTCAGCCATGCCCAACCAGAACCAAAGCGTCCCAACCCGGCTTTTTCCAATTGCTCTTTGAAGGAGGCAAAGGAACCAAAGGTCTTTTCAATGGCTCTGGCTAAATTGCCCACCGGTTCCCCCCCCCGATTGGGTCCCATGATAGCCCAGTAGATATTGTGGTTGAAGACACCACCCCCATTGTTGCGAACAGTCATGCGGATCTCCTCAGGGATTTCATCCAGATGGCTGAGAATTTTCTCGAGGGGCCACTCAAAAAACTGTGGGGCTTTCTCCAGCGCAGTATTGAGGTTGTTGAGATAGGTCATGTGATGCTTGCTGTAGTGCAATTCCACCGTTCGAGCGTCAATATACGGCTCAAGAGCATCATATGCATAAGGAAGAGGGGGAAGTTCGAATGCCATTTTATCCTCCGTAATATATAATGGGTCAAATTCGAAAACGTAAATCAGGGAAGAACCCTGAAAACCGACTGCTGTAATTCTAATAAAAAAGATGAGGTTTGTCAAAATAAAACCATGACTTCTCTCCACAAACCTTTTACAGAATTCCGTCTGCCTCCTTATCTGGTGCTGGTGATTGGGGTTTTCTGCGTTTCAACAGCTTCGATTTTGATTCGGCTGGTTCAAAACGAAGCGAGTGCGCTCACCATCGCAGCATATCGAATGGTTTTATCGGTGTTAATTCTCTTTCCGCTTGCCTGGCAAAAAAGAGAAGAATGGCTATCCCTCCCCCACTCCTCTTTGAAATTCATTGGCTTAGGTGGGATATTTCTGGCTTTGCACTTTGCCTTTTGGATTTCCTCCCTGAGATTTACATCGGTCACCAGTTCTGTGGTACTGGTTACCACCACCCCGTTATGGGTTGCTCTGGTCTCCCCGCTTGTCCTTAAGGAGCACCCCAGCGCCAGAACCTGGGCAGGTCTGACCATTGGAATCACGGGCGGGGTGATCGTCAGCCTGGCTCAGGGTTGTACATGGCAAGCCTGGGCTCTTTCCTGCCCAGATTTCGCCTCCTTCTTTCAAGGGAAAGCCTTCCTTGGAAACATCATGGCTTTAATCGGTGCATGGATGGCATCGGGATATATGGTGGTAGGCAGAAAAGTCCGCGCTGGATTGTCCCTCATCAGTTACGTGTTTATGGTATATGCTGTCTCTGCCTTTGTCTTGTTAATCTTCGCTATCCTCGCGCAGGAAAAAATTCTTGGTTTTTCTCCACTCACGTATGTTTATCTGCTTGGGTTGGCAATCATTCCTCAATTGCTTGGGCATAGTTCTTATAATTATGCCTTGGGCTACCTCCCGGCAGCTTTTGTCGCCTTAACCATCCTGTTAGAACCCATTGGAGCCTCCCTGCTTGCCATGGCAATCCTGCGAGAGTTTCCCAATACACTGGAAATTCTGGGCGGGTTGATCATTCTTCTGGGAGTGGGATTGACTTCTCTACCTGCAAAAAAATAAGCGCCTTCCGGCGCTTATTCGCTTCTATGTCCACTTCTTGACCACTTTGGGAGGTTTCATATGTTCGGGAAGCCGCCCATAGAGGTAGTTTATTTCCTTGATTCGATTCTTCAGCCCATCATCCAGCATAAAGGCCTCATAGCGCCATCCCCAGTTGCCTGCAGGACGTCCCGGATAATTCATCCGCGCTTCAGGACCTAACTTCAAGAAATCCTGCAAGGGAGCAATGGCAAACATCGCCACGCTACTCCAAACCGCGCGAATCATATCCCAGGCAATATCTTCGCCTGAGCGGGCCAGATAGCGGCGAACAAAATCCCGCTCTTTTTCCGGGGCACTGTTATACCACCCAATTGCCGTATCGTTGTCATGAGTGCCGGTATATGCCACACAGTTTTGCACGTAATTGTGCGGCAGGAAAGGATCATCTGCATCCGAAGCAAAAGCAAACTGGAAAATTTTCATTCCCGGCAAGCCCAGTTGTTCACGCAGTTCAATGACATCGGGAGTGATTTCTCCCAAATCTTCGGCGATAATCGGCAACCCACCCAACGCATTGCGAATGGCTTCAAACAAGGCAATTCCCGGTCCGGGAACCCACCTGCCCTTTTCTGCCGTAGGCATGCCATAAGGCACTTCCCAGTACCCGGCAAAGCCGCGGAAATGATCCAGACGGACGATATCCACCATGGCAAAGGTGGCTTTCAGGCGCTCAAGCCACCAGGCAAAGCCCGTCTCGCGGTGATAATCCCAGCGATATAGAGGATTGCCCCACAATTGCCCCGTAGCAGAGAAATAATCCGGAGGAACGCCGGCAACAACGGTAGGCTTACCGGTTTCATCCAGATAGAACAAGTCTGGATGAGACCATACATCCGCGCTGTCGTATGCCACAAAAATCGGGACATCGCCAATGATTTGAACACCCTTTTCATGAGCGTACTGACGCAGTGCCTGCCACTGACGGAAAAAGAGGAATTGGCGGAACGAATGGCGCTCCACATCCACCTCATGGGCGCGATGAAAAGCATTGAGGGCTTCAGGGTCACGTTTCCGTAACGGTTCAGGCCAGTAATCCCAGGAAGCTCCACCATGGGCTTCCTTAATCGCCATGAATAGGCTGAAATCCAGCAACCAGGCACGTTGCTCTTCCTTGAAAGCCTCAAAAGCGGCTTTGCGTTTCTGGGAAGTCGAACGCTTGAAACGCACATAGGCGCGATCCAGGAGGGTCAATTTCCATTGAATGACGGGGCCGTAATCTACCCGGCTTGCCGGAAATTCAGGACGATCGGCAAGGTCTTCACTGGTCAACAAACCTTCATCCAGCAACAAAGCGGGGCTGACCAGATAAGGGTTACCCGCAAACGCAGAGAAGCACTGATAAGGCGAATCTCCAAATCCGGTGGGTCCCAAAGGCAATATTTGCCACAGGGAACAGCCTGACTCGGCGAGAAAATTCACCCAGCGGTAGGCTTCGGGGCCCAAATCACCAATTCCATCGGGACCTGGGAGGCTGGTAGGATGTAAAAGAATTCCAGAGGCACGCTTAAAGAGGCTCATGACCTTCTCCTCAAAAAAATCGGTGTAATTATAACCATAAAAGCCGATAAAGGCGATAGTACTCCTGCGCTGAACGGCTCCAGGAAAAATCCTGTTGCATGGCATTCCGCTGACGCATTTCCCACCCTGTAGAGTCTTCATAGGCTACTATGGCACGCCGTAGGGCCTCCGCAAGCGCCTCGGGGGTGGCTTCGTTGAACAAAAAGCCAGTACTCATCGAGGGATCAGGCAAATCGGAAATGGTATCTCTTAACCCACCGGTAGCTCTTGCTACAGGAATACACCCATACCGCATGGCAATCAATTGTGCCAAGCCACAGGGTTCATACCGCGAAGGCATGAGAAGCATGTCAGCGCCGGCATAAATTTGATGAGAAAGTCTCAGGTCAAACTTAATGACTACGCGCACCCTCTCCGGAAATTCTCTCTCCAGATTTCTGGCGCTTTCTTCCAGAACCGGGTCACCGCTTCCCAGCAGAACTGCCTGCCAGGGTTGCTCTGCCATCATCCGCAAAGCCCCAATTGCCAGATCAATCCCCTTCTGCCGATCAAATCGCCCAATCAGTCCCAACAAGGGGGCTTCCTCTTCAGGAACCAAACCCAATTGATCCAGCAAGGCTTGCTTGTTAGGCAAACGGTCTCGCGGATTTTCCGCCGAAAATTTTCGCAGGATAAATGAATCCTCTTGAGGGTTCCAGATTTGAGTATCCAGTCCGTTCAGGATACCAAACAGGGTTGAGGAACGAGAACGCAGGAAATCTTCCAAACCACAACCAAACTCTGAGGTCAGCATTTCACGGCTATAGGTAGGCGAAACCGTGCTGAGAAAATCCGCTGTCGATAATGCCATGGGTAACGGGAGAGACTTTCCCCACCAGGGCAGGCGGATATCCTCACTCGGCGGGATGGCATATTCGGGCAACACTTTTTCCGCGCCTGCCCCCATGTACGGAAGATTGTGAATGGTGAAGAGGCTCTTGATCCCCCGGTAAAAGTCGTCCTGATCGCGACGTCTGGCAAGTTCATACACCGCAATGGCGGTGTGCCAGTCGTGAGCATGCAATACATGTGGCTTCCAACCCAGGGCTTGGATCATTTCCAGCACAGCCAGCGAGAAGAATATATACTTGTCAGCATCCTGAGCAGAGTCCAGGCTGTAAACCGTGGAGGCTCTGGAAATTGGCTCCCCATCAATCAGATAGACCGGGTATCCGGCAATTTCCGAAAGATAAATCCGCGCTTCCACAGTACCCTCTCGCTTAGGCACCTGAACCACAACCAGAGGCTCTTGAGCGGCTACCTCACGCGCAATAACCGGGTGAAACGGCAAAACCAGACGGACATCCAGGGAATTTCCTTCAAGGACGTCCTTGGGAAGTTTAAGCAGGGCTTTCGGGAGAGAGCCGGCTACATCGCCTAACCCCCCAACCTTGACGTAAGGTTCTGCCTCAGCCGAAACCATCAAGACACGAAATGGTTGTGCCATTTTCCACCCCTTTCCTGAAATCATTTGAGCATGTCAATGTAATCCACACTGACAGGTTCGCCCTTTCCACCGCTTAAAGCCGAGAGCAGTTCTACCGCCAGCGCGGTCTTCTTCTGAGCATCCGCACGGCTCCACGTACGCGACTTAATTTCCAGAAACTTGCCCAATTCCGGTTGAGAAACGGTATCCAGATTGACAAAAAACTCGGTGTCTTTATAGTGAATCAGGAAACGCAAACGGTCCTTCTGAATCTCAACCTCACGCACTGGTTTGAAATACTCCCGGTAGAACCTCAAGGTATGAGTTGCCGGAGCAAGGTAACGGCTGCGGGAAAGCATAACCGATTGTTCATGATGTTCATGAGTACCGATTAAAGTGAGCCTGGTGCGCACATTGGTGACATTCCCCCTATCATCAATAAATTCATCCTCGCGATAACGCAAAATGCCCTGCTGAGCATCACTGAAGAAGAAATAGGTATCATATTCCCGATAATGTCGTTTTCTTTCAATCTGGATAGAGGGATGCTTCAGTGCCTTAAGAATGGAGTCCAGGTCCTCCACCTTTACTTTGGCTTGAATCTCGAAGGATTCTTCCTCCATGGCTCCACCAATCGCGATGAGTTTCGACAACACTGACTGTTCACGGCGCATCAGGAAAATATCAATCTGACGGGCGTATTCCTGCCCGGCTTTGAGCAATTCCTCTTCCTGCAAGGTGAGCAACTGACGATCACGCATTAACCAGCGCCCGTTGACCATTACATCGGTGACATCGGTGGATTTTGCGGCATAGACCAGTTGGGAATAAACCCCATTGGGATCGCGGGTAAAGCGAGGGGAGTTGTGCAAAGGTGAGAGATCCACCAGAATTAAATCGGCGCGCTTTCCCGGTTCCAGCGAGCCAATCCACTCGCTCATGTGCATAGCCTGGGCGCCCAAGCGAGTTGCCATCAGCAAGGCCGTTTGCGCAGGCAGGGCTGTAGGATCTCCAGTAGAGACCTTAGCCAAAAACGCCGCCAGACGGATTTCCTCAAACATGTCCAGGTCGTTATTGGAAGCAGGGCCATCGGTTCCAATGCCAACGTTCAAACCGACTTCCAGCATTTTTTGCACCGGGGCTACTCCCGAGGCAAGTTTCAGGTTTGAAGAGGGGTTATGGGCTACACCCGCCCGAGCATGGTAGAGGGTGCGCATTTCGCCTTCATCAATGTGGACGCAGTGTGCCGCCAGGACTTTGGCTTCAAATAAGCCCTGTTTTTTAACATACGGGATGACCGGCATGCCCTCATCACGACGCATGTTCTCGACTTCCTGAGCCGTTTCGCTCAGGTGGGTATGAAGTGGAACATCATACTCCGCCGCCAGTTGGGCGGAGGCGCGCAGAATTTCATCGGTACAGGTGTAGGGAGCGTGTGGAGCAACTGCAGGTACGATTAAAGGATGCCCTTTCCAGCGCTCGATAAACTCCCGAGCGGCTGCCAGCGATTCCTCGTAAGAACCGGCATCGGGGCTGGGGAATTTCAACACCGTTTGCCCGCAGAGGGCGCGCATCCCTGCTTCGGTGGCGGCTTTGGCTACATCTTCCTCAAAATAATACAT of Anaerolinea thermophila UNI-1 contains these proteins:
- a CDS encoding amidohydrolase, with the translated sequence MEKVDLLLTNAFVLTMDQELRQIPDGAVAVQGDHIVAVGGSRELVEKYQAEQTMDCQGKVLMPGLVNAHTHVPMTLLRGLADDLRLDVWLLGYMMPVEREFVSPDFVRLGTKIACAEMIRSGVTTFADMYYFEEDVAKAATEAGMRALCGQTVLKFPSPDAGSYEESLAAAREFIERWKGHPLIVPAVAPHAPYTCTDEILRASAQLAAEYDVPLHTHLSETAQEVENMRRDEGMPVIPYVKKQGLFEAKVLAAHCVHIDEGEMRTLYHARAGVAHNPSSNLKLASGVAPVQKMLEVGLNVGIGTDGPASNNDLDMFEEIRLAAFLAKVSTGDPTALPAQTALLMATRLGAQAMHMSEWIGSLEPGKRADLILVDLSPLHNSPRFTRDPNGVYSQLVYAAKSTDVTDVMVNGRWLMRDRQLLTLQEEELLKAGQEYARQIDIFLMRREQSVLSKLIAIGGAMEEESFEIQAKVKVEDLDSILKALKHPSIQIERKRHYREYDTYFFFSDAQQGILRYREDEFIDDRGNVTNVRTRLTLIGTHEHHEQSVMLSRSRYLAPATHTLRFYREYFKPVREVEIQKDRLRFLIHYKDTEFFVNLDTVSQPELGKFLEIKSRTWSRADAQKKTALAVELLSALSGGKGEPVSVDYIDMLK